CAAATAATAGTGTTTCTGGTCCTCTTTTAGCCATTGCTTCAACAGGCATGCATCCTTCAAAATATTTTAATTCAGCTTCTCCTGGTAAATGACCAATTAAAATTTCAGCATTATCAGCATTAACTAATTCATTATAAAAATTAATATACTCTTCTTTTGACATTGAACAATTAATGTAATAACTAGTTTCACCTTTGTCATAACGATTTTTTTGATATGCGAGGTTCGTATTAATTGAATCCTTTTCAATTATTGGGCAACTGCATCATAAAAGTAAAAATCATCAGTTCCTACTATATTTAATATTTATTTTGTAATTTATCGGTTGTTAATGGACTTGAAGCAATTAAATTAATTTCATTTGGATCAATTTTTTCAACTTCAGCATCAATTACTTCGATTAAATCATTAAAATTTATTTTTTTAGTTATATATTTTGAAGATAAAACTCTATCAACAGCTAAACTTCCACAAGCTGGTACTTGAGCATACTCTGCTGTTCTAATAATTAATGAATTAAGCATTCTCATTTCTTCTTTTAATGTACCAACAGCATTAGTCATTTCATTACTTCTTAATGAATTTGAGCATACTAATTCAGCAAACTCGTCCAAAACTTGAACGGGATTTTTAGTTATTCTTTTTACTTAATAAAGTTTAACTTTAATATTTCTTTTTGCTAGTTGATATGCAGCTTCTATTTTTGCTAAACCTGCTCCAATAATATTTACTGTTTATTTTTCATTAGTTCATTAATCCTGCTTCATATAGTTTTTTGAATCTACCAGGTGTTGAGATTAATTCATCATAAGTCCCTTGTTGAACAATTCCTTTACCGTTAGCTCCTAAAACAATGATTTGATCAACGTTTTTAATTGTTGATAAACGGTGAGCGATAGTTACACTTGTTCTACCTTTCATTAGTTTATCTAATTCAGCTTGAATTTCTTTTTCAACAATATTATCTAAAGCACTTGTTGCTTCATCTAAGATTAAGAAGTCAGGGTTTTTTAAGAATACTCTAGCAATAACTAAACGTTGTTTTTGTCCACCAGATAATAAGAATCCTCTTTGACCTAAAATAGTATTATAACCATCTTTTAATGAAACAATGAAGTCATGTAAGTTTGCTTTTTTACATGCTCTCATAATTTCTTCATGAGTTGCATCAAACTTAGCATATCTAATGTTTTCAAAGAAATCGCCAAAAAGAATTTGTGGTTCTTGTTCAACGTATCCTACTTTGTTTAGATAAGATGGAAGATTAATAGTATTTAAATCATGTGAATCTTTTTCTAAAGTTTCCTCATTTTTATATTTTCCATCAACCATGATTTTTCCATCAACTGGCATGTAGAATCTTAACAATAATTTTGCAATTGTTGATTTACCAGAACCTGTTTCACCAACAAAGGCGTATGATTTACCTTTTTCAAATGTAATATTCATTTTTGGTAAAATTGTTTTTTCAGGTTTTTTTGGATATGCAAATACAACATTTTCAAATGTAATTGAGTTAATTTTTTCAATTACAGGTCCATTTGGATTTGGTTTAATTGTTGGTTCAGGATCAGTTAATTCTGAAATTCTTTGTGCAGCATTTTGTGCTCTTGTTGCTGATCTTAAAGTTGGAATCAACATAGCAATTGCTCCAACAACAAATGATACTAAAACTTGCGCTAAAGGCATTTTAACTATTAAAAGTTCAAGGTTCCCATTTTTTAAGAATCCAACACAGAAAATGATAACAAATAGTGGCATCATTGCAGAAGCAGTAACTTGAATTCATTGAGTTAAGAATGCTGATCATCGAACGGCTTTATCACCAGCTCTATTATAAATTTCATTTAAGTCTTCAACTCTTTTTACTTCATATTCTTCTAAACCAGAAGATTTAATTAAAGAAATATTTGAGATTCTATCTGTCATGTCTTGATCAACTTCACGTTTTCTATCAAAAGCTGTAATTAATTTTCTTCTGTTTTGTATGAAGATAAGTACAGCAATTCCAATTGAAAATATTAAATAAACAGCCATAATAACTGCGACATATCAAATTCCTGATAACAACATAATTGTTACAGACATTATGATTCCTATTAAGAAGTAAATCATGTTAGTAAAGAATTGTTGAATACCAAATGCTAATGATTGTGTATCCCCAACAAGTCTTGTTAAAATATTTCCTGATACATGATCAAAAAAGAAATCAACGTCTTGTTGTGCTAATCTAATTAACATTTTTTGTCTTTGATTAATTTCAACTAGCAATGAGAATTGAGCAATACTTCAGTTAACAATATATTCTGAAATAAATAATAGAACAAGTGTTACTAATGTAATATAAAATCATGTTTGTCAATCTATAAGTGAAACTTCTCATGCTAAGAATGTCAGTGTTTGTTTTGGTGTTTCGGCAACATCATTTGCTATTCCCGAAATCATCATTGTTGCAAATACTGGTAAGAATGTTGAGATTAATGCATCAAGCATTGTGAAAAAACAAACAGCAAAGAAAATCAGTTTATTTTGTTTTGCTGATTCAAATATTTGTTTCATAAAAACACCAAGTTTTTTAAATGAAAATTCCATTTGTACATCAAATCCATGTTTGTTAAGTTGTTTTTGGTTTACATTATTGTTGCTCATTATTAATTACATCCTTTCCATCTTTTTTTGAATTACCTGCATCATATAAATCTTTAAAGTGTCCAGGTATTTTTTTAAGTTCATTGAAACTTCCTCTTTGAACTATTCCTTGTTTTGGTGCTAGAACTAAAATTTCATCTACATTTTTAATTGTTGATAAACGGTGAGCAATAGTTACACTTGTTCTACCTTTCATTAGTTCATTTAATTTAGCTTGAATTTCTTTTTCAACAATATTATCTAAAGCACTTGTTGCTTCATCTAATATTAATAATTGAGGGTCTTTTAAGAACATTCTTGCAATAATTAATCTTTGTTTTTGTCCACCTGAAAGCATAAATCCTCTTTCACCAATAATAGTTTCATAACCATCTGGTCAAGACATAATTAAATCATGCAACTCAGCCTTTTTACATGCTGCGATAATTTGTTTATCTGTTGCTTCAAATCTACCATATCTTACGTTATCAAAAACATTTCCTAAAAAAATAGCAGGTTCTTGTTCAACATATCCAACTTTATCTAAATATGTAGAAAGATTTACATCTTTTAAATCTATATCTTCATTAATTAGCACTTGTCCAATTGTAGGATCATAAAATCTTAATAATAATTTTGAGATTGTTGATTTACCTGCTCCAGTTGTACCAACGAATGCGTATGATTTTCCTTGTTCAAAAGTAAAATCAAATTTTGGTAAAATTAACTCTGTTGGTTTTTCAGGATAAGCAAATGCAACATCTCTGAAGTAAATGTTACCTTTAATTTTTTCAATTTTAACACCTTCTTTGTCTTCAAAGTGGTTATTAAATCTTGGTTGTTGTTCTAAAATTTCATTAATTCTTTTTGATGCTACATTTGATTGAGTTAATCCAACAAGCACTCTTAAAAATGACATTAATGGGCCAATCATAAGTGCTGATGCTGAAATCATCCCTGGTAAAACTGCTGCTACTTCATTAGCATCGTAAATAAGAACTGTTGCAATAATCATTACAGACTCAATCGCATTAATAATTAAGAAAATTAATGATAAGATCATTGCTTGGTAATAGTTCATATGTGAAGATTGTTTGTAATATGGAACATGTTTTTCAATAAAACGGTTTTCTTCATATTCTTCTGTTCCTGAAGCTTTAATCAATTTAACATTGCTAATTCTATCTGTTACATCTCCGTTAACTTCTGTAACAATTTTTCTTGTTTTATAAGCAATTGGTTTCATTGGAATGAATAAAACGAAAAAGATTACAAATAAAGTGATAAACACGCAACATAAAACGATTGTTAGCGGACCTGAAATTGTTGTCATAACAATTATTGATGCTACTGTTGTTAAGATACCATTTAAGAACGTAATTGGAATAATACCTGTTTGTTCTCCAATGATTTGAGTATCAGAAACAACTTTGGTTAAAATTTCTCCAATTTTTTTATCTGAGTAATATGACATATCCATTGAAACTAATTTTTTATTTAAGTCATTTCTTAAATCAACTTCAATTTTTTTTCCTAACATTCCAGCTGTTCACTGTGAACCAAAAGTTGCTAGTGCCATAAATAAAATAATTCCTATTTCAATTGCTAAAAGTGGATAGAAATCAAGACCTCATCATTTGTTTATTGATGCATCAAGTATTTTTTGAATATCATTTGGTAAATTTGCTAATTCAACATATTTTTCAATTGTTACCGCTGCACTCATTTGTTCAATGATTTTTGGTGTCATTGCTGATGAAACAGATAATATTACTACTGAAATTAACATTAGAACTGTTCACAATTTATTTTTTTTCATATATCTAATAATTAAACCAATATATGAACCAGATTTTTTCTTAGATTTATTTGTATCTAATTCTGTGTTTAAGTCAGATTTTTTTAATCATCTTGAAACTCTGACTTGTGGTGTTGAAGATTCATTAAGCTTTTCATTATCAAGCATTTTTTGTTCTTCTTTATCGATCATATAATCCCCTCTTTTCTATGTGGAATACGCTTTGTGTATTTTTATTATTTTACCACCAAAAAATTAAAAATAAAAAACACCAAAAGTATTTTTAAATTTGATTTAAAATATCTGTTGCATTTTTCAATAACTTTGCATCATTTTTTAATAATTCGTTACTTGAAGAACAATTATTTTTAATGTTTTGTGGAATTGCAAAATAAACTTTATTTAATATTCATTTCAGATTTATTATCAATATTTTTGTATTTAAACATATTTTATTCTTCATACTCACTAAGAATTATAAAGTCTGAATAATCTATGTTTTTATGTTCACTTCAAAATTCACTATTAATAAATTTTTGAAAAGGATCTTTTGTTAATAATATTAATTTACCTCTTTGTTTAATAATATATTCAATTAAAATTTCGTCGCTCTTCTTCTCAGCTGAAATTAAAATAGTTTTGTTTTCCTTTACTAAATCATCAATAATTTTTTTGATCGTTTCAATATTATATTCATCTGTTGCTTCACCACCACGAATATAAATTGTTTGAAACTAGTTTTACAACATTGACACATTTCCTAAATAATAAAGAATAAATGAAGGTTTCATAATTTGTTTTAAATTATTAGGGTATATAGGGTTCATTACAGAAATATAATTATTTGGAATTGAATTTGGAATTTGAATTAAATATTGTGTTTCAATTTTTTTTATTATCTAACGCATCATAAATTTTTCCCCAGTCACCATGGTATTTTAATGAAAAATATAATAATACGTTATCCATTTTTAATTTAAATACATAATTATATTAGCAATTATTTCATTAAAAATATTGGTGTTTTCTTTATTAGTTGATAAATGAATTCTTGCTTCAATACCTACAATTGCTTGATCATCTAATGCAAACTCATCATTGATTGCAGTTGATCATGCCTTTACATTAATTAAGTCATCTTCATTTTTACCTGCTTTTGATTTATATGAGTTAAGTACTCTAACTACAAATTTATATAATTTCGAGTTACCATCTTTTGATGTATAGGCAACTTCTGCGTCCCTTTCTATTTGACCGATTATGTTTACTAAATTCATATTTACCTCTTTTTTTATTGCGTCAGATATCTGACATAATATTCTTAAGGAAAAAATAAAAAAATAACATTAAAAGTTATTTTCTAAAATATCTTTAATTGGTTTATAAGTTTTTCTATGAATTGGTAGCACTCCAAATTGTTGAGTTTTTAGCACATGTTCTTTAACACAATAACCTTTGTGTAAATCAAAATTATATTCTGAATAAAGTTTTGCGTACTCAATCATTATATTATCTCTTGTGGTTTTAGCTAAGATTGAAGCTGCTGCTATTGATTGACTTAAATCATCACCTTTAATAAAAAGTAAATATGTGTAATCCTTAATTTCAATTTTTTCTGCATCAATTAAACAAATATTTGGTTTGATTTTCAAATTCTTAATTGAATTGATCATCCTAATTCTATTTGCTTTTTTTGGATTCAATAAATCAACATCAGGTGCTTCTATAATTTCAATTGCATAAGTTAAGGCAATTTGCTTAATTTAGCACACAATATTGCTCTTTGTACTTTAGATAATTTCTTTGAATCTTTAATCAATGGGTTAGCATAATCGCTTGGCAAAATAACACTAGCAACAACAATTGGTCCAGCCATTGCACCACGTCCTGCTTCATCACTGCCACCAATTAATTCAACATGATTAGTTTTTCTAATTTCTGCATCAAAAATAATTCTTTATTCATCTATCATAAATCTGAAATATCCTCAATTGCTTTTTCATTTTTAACTTTCGATGCTTTTTCCATTTCTTCAGGAACAACTTCTAAGATTCTTTCAAATGAAACTCTTTTAAATTGATTTTGAATAATATCACGCATAAATGCATTAATAACACGATCATAATCAAATAAATCATCATTTAAATATCATTTTCTAACTTTGGCAATCATTTCAAAAATAATAAAAGTATCAGCAATTTGAATTGGTCTTTGTAATCTTGGTGAAACTTTATAATGATCTTCGATTAAAACTTCATAGTGATTAAATAAATATTGCATTAATTTACCAGCCACGCGTTCTTTTGGATAAACGTCTTCTTTAATTGAATTAATTGCACATATGTTTGTTGCAACAGTTTCATTTTCAAGTTTTGCTGGTAGTACACCTGGAGTATCAAATAATGAAATAAATTGTGATAATTGAATAATTTGAATTCCTCTAGTTAACCCTGGTTTGTTACCAGCTTTAACACTTTTATTTTTAATTAAACGATTAATAAAAGTTGATTTACCTACATTTGGAATTCCAATTACTAAAACATTAATTAATGAGTTAACCATTCCTTTTGCTTTATCTTTTTCTTGTTTTTCTTTAGTTGCTTTATTTATTAAATCAATTAATGGTTTAACAATATTTTTTTCTTTATTATCTAGAACCATTACTGTATTATTTTTTTTCTCGTAATACTCAGCTCATTCTTGTGTTACTTTTGGATCTGCAAGATCAGCTTTTGATAATACATATAATGTTGGCTTATTTTTTAATAGCTTAGAAAATGTTATGTTACGTGAAGAATATGGAGCACGAGCATCCAAAATCTCAATAACTAAATCAACAACCGGGATCTTTTCTTCAATGTTTTTTAAGGTTTTATTCATGTGACCTGGAAATCAGTTAAAATCTGCACTCATAATTTTACTCCTTTAATCTTTTTATATTATAACAAATAAAAAAACTCTCATTTCACATGAGAGTTATATTGTTTAATAAATGACAACTATTATTTGTCAGCTTTTGTAGGTAAGATTTCTTTAATTCTTGCAGCTTTACCTGATAATTTTCTAATATAGTAAATTCTAGCTCTACGTACACGTCCACGTTTAATTACAGTAACTTTATCAATAATTGGTGAGTGTAATGGGAAAGTTCTTTCAACAAATACACCATTTGATAATTTTCTAACAACAACTGAATAAGTAATACCTGAACCTTGAGTTTTAATTACTAATCCTTCAAATGTTTGAATACGGAATTTTTCTCCCTCTTTAATTTTAACGTCAACTTTAATAGTATCCCCTGATGTAAAATCTGGTAAATCATTACGTAATTGGTTATTAATAACAGCGTATTTTGATTGTGTTGTTTTAGTTGCTTTTGATGCCATACTATTTATTTCCTTTCTTTTTTCTAAGATTTTCTAATAATTGTAATTGTACTTTGTTTAATTTAGCTTCATCAATTAAATCTGATCTTTTATTAAAAGTCGAAATTAATTGTTGTTCGTCTCTTCACTTTTGAATATTAGCGTGGTGTCCACTTAATAGGACTTCAGGAACTTTGTCACCCCTATAATCATGGGGTTTGGTATAAACTGGATAATCCAATAAACCATTCTCAAAACTTTCTTGTTCATGTGATTCAGTATTAATAACTCCTGGTAAAATTCTAGTAATAGAATCTAATAAGATTAGTGCTGGTAACTCACCACCAGTTAACACATAATCACCAATTGAAATTTCAATATTAACATATTTTAATATTCTTTCATCAAAACCTTCATAATGACCACAAACAATAATTATGTGATCATATTCAGATGCAAACAATTTTGCAATATCTTGATTTCATGTTTTCCCTTGTGGAGATGTTAATACAACAATTGAGTTTGATGTTCTAACTGATTCAATTGCACTAACAACTGGATCACACATTAACACCATTCCTCTTCCTCCACCAAACTGATAATCATCAACTTGATTATGTGAAAGATTTGTAAAATCTCTAATATCAACAATTTCTAATTCAATCTTTCCACGCTCTAAAGCTTTTTTAATAATTGATTCTGAAATATATGACTTAATAATATTTGGGAATAAAGTTAGAATAGAATATTTCATTATTTTAATCCTTCAATGTTTTTCAAAGTTATAATTCTTGATTCGTCATCAATGTTTGTTGTATACATATCAACTAAAGGTACTCAAAATTCTTTTGTTTCATTTTCTAGTAACACTTTAACTAAGTCATGTTGACCATTAAAGATTGTTTCAACAACTTTACCATTTTGTTGTTTATAAACAACAGTGTAGTAAGTCAAATCATAAAATATTGAGAAGGCATCATTATCATTTAAGTATTTAATTTGTTTACCTCTAAAGTTTTCAACTTCATTAATATGATGATGTTCTTTAAAGTAAACTACTAAATGACTCTTTTGCATACTTATTGATTTAACTTGTTTTGGAATGATTACATTGTTTGTATTTTCAATAAATAAAAGTTTAATTTCATTTATATCATTTACTTCAATGTTTTTTTCAAGAGCTATTTTAACAGCTCCTTTAATACCAAATGTGTTGACAATTTTTCCAATAGATAATAAATTTTTATTTTCCATTTTATATCCTTGCTAATTTCGTGGTTTTAAAACAAAATATTAATTCTGTTGGAATTATTTTTTGTTAGCAAGTTTTCCTTCGTGTAATGCTTTCATCACACCTTGTTGTGATAATAATTCTCTAACAGTTTCAGTTGGTTGAGCTCCGTTTTGTAATCATTTTAAAGCTAATTCGTTATTAATTTTAACTTCTGATTTTAATGGATCAAATGTTCCAATTAATTCTATGTATTGACCATTACGGTTAACTCTTGAATCAGCAGCAACGATTCTGTAAAAAGGTGCTTGTTTTTTACCAATTCTTTTTAATCTAATTTTTACCATGTTTCCTCCTATAAATATTTAAAACCTTATTTAATTTTACTAAAAATAAAAAGGTTGTCAAGTAAAATTACTTAACTGCCATAATTTTTATTTATATCTATGATTTATTGGTCTCATTCTTCATTCAACAATGCTAAAGATTGAAAAAGCAATTGTATATCTTAATATATTTCAACCAAATACAACAAATGTCATATAAAACTTAAAGCCATTAAAATCAGGTAATTCTGAATGTTCATGATCATGATCTGCATGTAAACTCTCTACTTGTAAATTTTCATGATTAATGACGTCTTGTAAGTATCAAGCTAATATAAATAATGCTGTAGCAATAATTGACGCTAGTATTATCATGATTAAAATTGGTAAAAATCTTTTCAATTTGTCTTTTTTACTATTTGTTCCTCTATGAATTGGTGAATTTTGAAATATTAAGTTAAATACTATTCATACCATTCAAGTAATTAATAGATTTTGCGGTATTTCCATTACCATTGTTATTCATCCATGTTCCATTCCGTGAACAACGTTATGAAGAATTGGATTTAATATTGCTATTATACTAGCAAATACCGGTCCAAGTGTTGCTATTGATATACAGATAAATGCAATATCAAAAAATCTAAATGGAATTCTTAATTGATCTCCAATTGGTAATTGTAAATTTTCAAATAATATATCAATGGCACTTACTGCAACAGTTAAAGCTAAGAATATTCCTGTCAGAACCATTTTTCTTATTAATTCTTGTCTTGATAATCTTATTTTTAGTTGAACTTTAAATTCATTCTTTTCTATATGATCATGGTAACCTTTTTCATCAAAGTGATGTACCCCATGATAGTGATCTTCTTTTCTGTGTTCTTTCTTACTTAATTCATTTTCTTCAACTGAATTAATGTTTTCTAAGTAAGAATTATTTGGATTTTTATTTTTTTTCATACTCTCTCCTATTTTTATACTCTTTTCTAATTTATAAAAATTATAAATAAGAAATTTATATTTTTCAAGCAAAATTCAAAAAATAAATTATAATAGGATAAAATAAATAAGAAATGAGGAAATAAATATGTCAAAAAACAATGTATTAGATATGATCGTTGAAATTCCTAAAGGTTCTTCAAACAAATATGAAGTTGATGCTACAACTGGAAGAATTATTTTAGATAGAGTTTTATACGGTGCTAACTTCTATCCAGGAGAATATGGAATGGTTGAAAACACACTAGACTGAGATGGAGATCCATTAGATGTTATTAGTTTATGTACTTATCCAACTTTACCTGGTGTACAAGTAAGTGTTAGAATTTTAGGATCAATTAAAATGATTGATGCTGGAGAGATTGATACTAAATTATTTGGAGTATTTAACGGTGACCCAAGATTTAGTTCATATCAAACTTTAGAAGATGTACCACAACATTTACGTGATGAAATTGAAAACTTCTTCTTACAATACAAAGCTTTACAAAAGAAAACAGTAAAAATCAACGGTTGAGGAACTTTAGAAGAAGCAATCGAAGAATTACATGAATGTAAAGAAAGATTTACAGAATACAAAGATAGAATTCTTGCTGGTGAAAGAGATCAAATCTTAGCTGAATGAAAAGCAAAAGGAATTGGTCAAGGATAAGACATTCAAGTCGAGTAAATTTTAAAAAGAATTTTAAATATATAGTTTTAATTTCGTTAATTTTGTCATTTTTGCTAAATTTAATTTTATTGATTGATGTTTATCTTTTAGGTAATTTAAACTATAGATAATTTTAATATGTCTCTTTTGTAAAGTTTAAAACACCAATATTCTTAATTACCCAAATATTTAAACTAATTATTTATATTTTTCTAATTTACAAAATAATAGCTTTAATACGTAATGATAAAGAATTTGAAATTAAACTTTGAATTTATATATTATTGTTAATTTTTGTTCTTATACCAGATATAAAGTATTTTCAAACATTTAATAATTCATTCTTAAATGATTATTTAATTCTTACTTAAGTAATAATTCAATTAGTAAAGATGAATTTTTAAAAATAAGCAAAAATAAAGTATTAATTTTTAATATTATTTCAACTATTATTTTAATTTTAATTGTTATACGCTTTTCACTGTATTCAGTTCATATTTTGCATGTTATAAAAATTAAAAAAGAAAATAAAAATATAAAAGAAAGAGGTTATTAAACCTCTTTTTTACATATACACGAATGGTCCAAGTCATTTTGAGTTTTCTCAAAAGTCTGAAGACTTAATAATTGGTAAATAACTTATTTTAATATTTTGTGCATATGTTCTTGCATTAATGAAATCTTGCACATATTCTTCTAATGCAATTTTAACTAAACCACTAATTTCATTATTATAATTATATTCAATACTTTCTTTGATCTTGATTGAAATAAGATATGAAATGATCATTGAAATAAATGCTGTAAAAAAGATAATTGAAATTATAGGTATTTTTCAAATTCATCATAAAACCTTATCTGTTTCTTCAACTGTTCTTCCACTCATATAACCAAATAAAATACAATTTGCTAATAAACAAATACACATAGTTAATAATGATAAGAATGGCATAATTACAACTGCTAATTTATAACTTCTGATTAAGCCGTTTTTTTGGCTTACTTTAGATGCCATTCATAACCTTGAAATTATATAGTCAATTTCATAACCAACTGATTCAAAAATTTTTTTTGAAATAATAATTTGTTTTTTACTTTTATTAAGATTTTTAAATATATTAATATAATTGTCTGTGTTTACATAAATAACATCATAATCATTTAAGTGATAAATCTTTTTAAATTGATTAATGATCTTTTCTATTTCTTTTGAACTTATAACATCATTATATGAATTGATTCTTGGAACATGATAATTGTAATAAGCTCTATTAAAATACAATGCTGAAAATAGTAAAGTTACCATGATAATAAAGTTAACTATTAATAACATTAAATTTATAATAAATAGACTATCCATTTTCTCACCTTTTTCTAACCTTATAATGATTATAAAAAAAATAACACCTAAGTGTTAAAAAAGATTTTTTTATTTATAGACTAGCATTGTGATATACGTTTTGTACATCTTCTAATTCATCAAGTTTATCTAATAAAGTTTGTAATTGTTGTTTAACTTCTCCATCAGCAACTTCAATATAATCATCTGTTGGAATTAATTTGATTTCAGAAATTAAGTATTCATCAATCCCTAACTCATCAAGTGAATGTTTAACAGCATTAAAATATTTATATGGTGTTGTAACAACAATCATGTCATCTTCAGCTTCTACATCATTAACTTCAACTTCACTCATCATTAATTGCTCAAGAACTTCTTCTTCATTTTTTCCTTTAAAAGCAAACATTGAAACTTCTTCAAACATAAAGGCAACTTTGCCTTCAGGATTACCATGGTTTTTATTAAATACTTCTCTAATGTTAGCTGCTGCACGGTTAACATTACTTGTTAAGGCATCAACAATAATTGCTGTATTTCCTGGCCCCATTCCTTCGTATCTATTTGACACGTAGTTTTCATCATCTCCACCAGTTGCTCTTTTGATTGCTCTATCAATAACATCTTTTGGGATTTGATTTGATTTAGCTTTATCAATTAAAGTTCTTAAAGCTAAGTTAGATGCTGCATCAGCTCCACCAGCTTTAGCTGCCATATAAATTTCTTTACTTGCTCTACCATTAGCTGCAGACTTTTTAGCTGCAGTTTTTGCCATTGAGGCTGCGCGGACTTCGTGTGCTCTTCCCATATTAAAACTCCTTCTTATTATTTTTTATTGCTGCAATAACTTCTTCAACTTTTTCTTCCAAGTTATCATTATTTGCATCAATTACTAAAAATGGAAAATCATTTTTATGTGCTTGATAGTATCTTTCATAAGATTCATTTAAAATTTTTCAGTATTCAT
This region of Mesoplasma melaleucae genomic DNA includes:
- a CDS encoding ribonuclease H family protein, with the protein product MAGPIVVASVILPSDYANPLIKDSKKLSKVQRAILCAKLSKLP
- a CDS encoding ribonuclease HII, which gives rise to MNPKKANRIRMINSIKNLKIKPNICLIDAEKIEIKDYTYLLFIKGDDLSQSIAAASILAKTTRDNIMIEYAKLYSEYNFDLHKGYCVKEHVLKTQQFGVLPIHRKTYKPIKDILENNF
- the ylqF gene encoding ribosome biogenesis GTPase YlqF, which translates into the protein MSADFNWFPGHMNKTLKNIEEKIPVVDLVIEILDARAPYSSRNITFSKLLKNKPTLYVLSKADLADPKVTQEWAEYYEKKNNTVMVLDNKEKNIVKPLIDLINKATKEKQEKDKAKGMVNSLINVLVIGIPNVGKSTFINRLIKNKSVKAGNKPGLTRGIQIIQLSQFISLFDTPGVLPAKLENETVATNICAINSIKEDVYPKERVAGKLMQYLFNHYEVLIEDHYKVSPRLQRPIQIADTFIIFEMIAKVRKWYLNDDLFDYDRVINAFMRDIIQNQFKRVSFERILEVVPEEMEKASKVKNEKAIEDISDLW
- a CDS encoding ABC transporter ATP-binding protein, producing the protein MSNNNVNQKQLNKHGFDVQMEFSFKKLGVFMKQIFESAKQNKLIFFAVCFFTMLDALISTFLPVFATMMISGIANDVAETPKQTLTFLAWEVSLIDWQTWFYITLVTLVLLFISEYIVNWSIAQFSLLVEINQRQKMLIRLAQQDVDFFFDHVSGNILTRLVGDTQSLAFGIQQFFTNMIYFLIGIIMSVTIMLLSGIWYVAVIMAVYLIFSIGIAVLIFIQNRRKLITAFDRKREVDQDMTDRISNISLIKSSGLEEYEVKRVEDLNEIYNRAGDKAVRWSAFLTQWIQVTASAMMPLFVIIFCVGFLKNGNLELLIVKMPLAQVLVSFVVGAIAMLIPTLRSATRAQNAAQRISELTDPEPTIKPNPNGPVIEKINSITFENVVFAYPKKPEKTILPKMNITFEKGKSYAFVGETGSGKSTIAKLLLRFYMPVDGKIMVDGKYKNEETLEKDSHDLNTINLPSYLNKVGYVEQEPQILFGDFFENIRYAKFDATHEEIMRACKKANLHDFIVSLKDGYNTILGQRGFLLSGGQKQRLVIARVFLKNPDFLILDEATSALDNIVEKEIQAELDKLMKGRTSVTIAHRLSTIKNVDQIIVLGANGKGIVQQGTYDELISTPGRFKKLYEAGLMN
- a CDS encoding ABC transporter ATP-binding protein, producing the protein MIDKEEQKMLDNEKLNESSTPQVRVSRWLKKSDLNTELDTNKSKKKSGSYIGLIIRYMKKNKLWTVLMLISVVILSVSSAMTPKIIEQMSAAVTIEKYVELANLPNDIQKILDASINKWWGLDFYPLLAIEIGIILFMALATFGSQWTAGMLGKKIEVDLRNDLNKKLVSMDMSYYSDKKIGEILTKVVSDTQIIGEQTGIIPITFLNGILTTVASIIVMTTISGPLTIVLCCVFITLFVIFFVLFIPMKPIAYKTRKIVTEVNGDVTDRISNVKLIKASGTEEYEENRFIEKHVPYYKQSSHMNYYQAMILSLIFLIINAIESVMIIATVLIYDANEVAAVLPGMISASALMIGPLMSFLRVLVGLTQSNVASKRINEILEQQPRFNNHFEDKEGVKIEKIKGNIYFRDVAFAYPEKPTELILPKFDFTFEQGKSYAFVGTTGAGKSTISKLLLRFYDPTIGQVLINEDIDLKDVNLSTYLDKVGYVEQEPAIFLGNVFDNVRYGRFEATDKQIIAACKKAELHDLIMSWPDGYETIIGERGFMLSGGQKQRLIIARMFLKDPQLLILDEATSALDNIVEKEIQAKLNELMKGRTSVTIAHRLSTIKNVDEILVLAPKQGIVQRGSFNELKKIPGHFKDLYDAGNSKKDGKDVINNEQQ
- a CDS encoding FAD-dependent oxidoreductase, encoding MNYKINIKYSRNWWFLLLWCSCPIIEKDSINTNLAYQKNRYDKGETSYYINCSMSKEEYINFYNELVNADNAEILIGHLPGEAELKYFEGCMPVEAMAKRGPETLLFGPMKPKGLGDIDLMVQETTL
- the rplS gene encoding 50S ribosomal protein L19 — its product is MASKATKTTQSKYAVINNQLRNDLPDFTSGDTIKVDVKIKEGEKFRIQTFEGLVIKTQGSGITYSVVVRKLSNGVFVERTFPLHSPIIDKVTVIKRGRVRRARIYYIRKLSGKAARIKEILPTKADK
- a CDS encoding single stranded DNA-binding domain-containing protein; amino-acid sequence: MNLVNIIGQIERDAEVAYTSKDGNSKLYKFVVRVLNSYKSKAGKNEDDLINVKAWSTAINDEFALDDQAIVGIEARIHLSTNKENTNIFNEIIANIIMYLN